In Scleropages formosus chromosome 20, fSclFor1.1, whole genome shotgun sequence, a single window of DNA contains:
- the LOC108938849 gene encoding myocardin-related transcription factor A-like isoform X5 — MPPLKSPAAFHEQRRSLERARTEDYLKRKIRSRPERSELVRMHILEETSAEPSLQAKQLQLKRARLADDLNDKISHRPGPMELIHKNILPVHCTLKQTLLADTDCLKGTGESSSLDEDSSDALSPEQSASQDSPLGLMALNSPPDTLAHGGSDPSPTQFLCQALPLQPHITPEPSPPQKLTNGTATPAATRHTSALVKQSQSKCGTERPSQRSKKLKDSKPKVKMLKYHQYIPPDQKVDREPQPQLDSAYAKILHQQQLFLQLQILSQQQQQHYNYHTILPAPPKPLSDQQPASTAAPTQTRNGPASAPTSSNQNGPNRQSQLPGVGAKAGVLPANLDDLKVAELKHELKLRGLPVSGTKNDLIERLRNHQEQGATKNNTHQQLSQLSSLYQSGDTGVIATPFPLAAAKGAPASTMHFGSTSSSPPMSPTPSERSLAAMSPDEASCNGDVFGEAVSTPLTQLSLHTSPQHPTSVKEENQGSAPGPCRFSRHVPAQEPSPLDKDQMLQEKDKQIKELTRMLRQKQRLVESLRSQLEQGKRGSEAAAAVKEEPPETAPQEGRDRLEADVGQMINVKMEETVMNPQQKRLSPTQQLDQQEMQQTAAPRTLQVSPVLVNQQSSSPAPTPSFSLDLLKMNPPPTLLTDGNGNHYLIAVTSRTTPQSKVNGRIMFQRLQSMPCKTSSQSPPPVGTDIQPEESEKQPGIQPLRKGQKTGLQLPTNSHTVSLSLSAPPKLQPFFVNKSPSPSPKAAPSSPSSKARGNVCSGVNQNTLSSTFSAAKQLPHSPSAAQEKESGLSSQQMDDLFDILIQSGELSAGFRADPNSCLSELHPHTAPPSPSLSPLCFSPTALREPAASEPPTGVPQCPDRAGYGPCAGSGRLEDFLESTTGKPLLAAEPDGPLTLIDDLHSQMLSTSSILDHPPSPMDTCELSFGAHPPGLDFADPTLDTMDWLDIPVDGVGGGTGPTLAPLSSHTPPSVFSADFLDSSDLQLHWDSCL, encoded by the exons ATGCCAC cattgaagAGTCCAGCTGCTTTTCACGAGCAGCGAAGAAGTCTGGAGCGAGCGCGG ACTGAGGACTACCTGAAGAGGAAGATCCGAAGTCGTCCTGAGAGGTCGGAGCTGGTCAGGATGCACATACTAGAGG AGACGTCAGCCGAGCCCTCCCTCCAGGCCaagcagctgcagctgaagcGGGCACGCCTCGCCGATGACCTCAACGATAAGATTTCCCACCGGCCCGGCCCCATGGAGCTCATCCACAAGAACATCCTGCCTGTCCACTGCACCCTCAAGCAAACGCTCCTAG CGGATACAGATTGCCTGAAGGGGACGGGGGAGAGCTCTTCGCTGGACGAGGACAGCAGTGATGCCTTGTCTCCAGAACAGTCCGCCAGCCAGGATTCACCCTTGGGCCTTATGGCTCTGAACTCTCCTCCTGACACTCTGGCTCACGGTGGCAGCGACCCTTCCCCCACACAG TTTCTGTGTCAGGCCCTGCCTCTGCAGCCTCACATCACCCCTGAGCCCTCCCCACCACAGAAGCTGACCAATGGCACTGCAACTCCAGCAGCCACCCGCCACACCTCAGCCCTGGTCAAG CAGTCTCAGTCCAAATGTGGTACCGAGCGGCCCTCCCAGCGCTCCAAGAAGCTCAAGGACAGCAAGCCCAAGGTAAAGATGCTGAAGTACCACCAGTACATCCCCCCCGACCAGAAGGTGGACCGCGAGCCACAACCCCAGCTGGACTCGGCCTACGCCAAGATTCTGCATCAGCAGCAGCTTTTCCTGCAGCTCCAGATTCTCagtcaacagcagcagcagcattacaACTACCACACAATCCTCCCTGCACCACCCAA ACCCCTGTCAGATCAGCAGCCCGCCTCCACTGCTGCCCCTACTCAGACTCGCAATGGACCCGCTTCTGCCCCAACATCATCCAATCAGAACGGGCCAAACCGCCAAAGCCAGCTACCTGGGGTTGGGGCCAAGGCTGGAGTTTTACCTGCTAATCTGGATGACCTTAAG GTTGCAGAGCTGAAACACGAGCTCAAGTTGCGGGGTTTGCCGGTGTCTGGCACAAAGAACGATCTCATTGAGAGGCTGAGAAACCATCAGGAGCAAGGAGCCACAAAGAACAACACACACCAGCAACTCAGCCAGTTGTCAAGCCTCTACCAATCAGGAGACACAGGCGTGATCGCCACACCCTTCCCATTGGCTGCCGCCAAAGGGGCTCCGGCCTCCACAATGCACTTTGGCAGCACAAGCTCCTCCCCACCTATGTCTCCAACTCCCTCCGAGCGCTCATTGGCTGCCATGAGTCCAGATGAGGCCAGCTGCAATGGAGATGTGTTTGGCGAGGCG GTGAGCACTCCTCTCACTCAGCTGAGCCTGCACACTTCACCCCAGCACCCCACCTCGGTCAAGGAAGAAAACCAGGGGTCTGCGCCGGGGCCCTGTCGCTTCTCCCGTCATGTCCCTGCGCAGGAACCCAGCCCCCTGGACAAGGACCAGATGCTGCAGGAGAAGGACAAACAGATCAAGGAGCTGACACGCATGCTACGGCAAAAGCAGCGGCTGGTGGAGAGCCTGCGCTCACAGCTGGAGCAGGGCAAGCGAGGGTCCGAGGCTGCTGCCGCCGTCAAAGAGGAGCCCCCAGAGACTGCTCCCCAGGAGGGCAGAGACAGACTCGAAGCAGACGTAGGCCAGATGATTAATGTGAAGATGGAAGAGACTGTAATGAATCCACAGCAGAAGCGCCTGTCCCCAACCCAGCAGCTGGACCAACAGGAGATGCAGCAGACGGCAGCGCCTCGAACGCTGCAG GTGTCCCCAGTGTTGGTAAATCAGCAATCCAGCAGCCCAGCACCTaccccctctttctctctggaTCTCCTTAAAATGAACCCTCCTCCCACCTTGCTGACTGATGGCAATGGCAACCATTACCTGATCGCTGTGACCAGTCGCACCACACCTCAGAGCAAAGTGAACGGGCGAATCATGTTCCAG AGGTTACAGTCAATGCCCTGTAAGACCAGCAGCCAATCACCACCTCCTGTGGGCACAGACATCCAACCGGAAGAGTCGGAGAAACAGCCAGGGATCCAGCCACTCAGAAAG GGACAAAAGACCGGCCTGCAGCTGCCAACCAACTCGCACACCGTGAGCTTGTCGTTGTCCGCCCCACCAAAACTGCAGCCTTTCTTTGTCAACAAAAGCCCCTCTCCTTCTCCAAAAGCAGCTCCTTCATCACCTTCCAGCAAGGCAAGG GGCAATGTGTGTTCAGGTGTCAATCAGAACACTCTCAGTTCCACCTTCTCAGCTGCCAAACAGCTGCCGCACTCCCCCTCTGCTGCCCAGGAGAAG GAGAGTGGCTTGAGCAGTCAGCAGATGGACGACCTGTTTGACATCCTCATCCAGAGTGGAG AACTCTCAGCTGGCTTCAGAGCGGACCCAAACAGTTGCCTGTCCGAGCTTCACCCACACACCGCTCCCCCTTCTCCTTCCTTGTCCCCCCTGTGCTTCTCGCCCACTGCTCTTCGTGAACCCGCAGCCTCTGAGCCACCCACCGGAGTCCCGCAGTGTCCCGACAGAGCAGGTTATGGGCCATGCGCAGGAAGTGGCCGCCTGGAGGACTTCCTGGAGAGCACCACGGGCAAACCACTGCTCGCGGCTGAACCGGACGGCCCGCTCACTCTAATCGACGACCTGCACAGCCAGATGCTCAGCACGTCCAGCATCCTGGACCACCCGCCATCCCCCATGGATACCTGTGAGCTCAGCTTCGGTGCCCATCCCCCAGGGCTGGACTTTGCAGACCCCACCCTGGACACCATGGACTGGCTGGATATCCCTGTGGACGGAGTGGGCGGCGGGACAGGCCCCACGTTGGCACCCCTCAgctcccacactccccccaGCGTCTTCTCAGCAGACTTCCTGGACAGCTCGGACCTGCAGCTCCACTGGGACTCCTGCTTGTAG
- the LOC108938849 gene encoding myocardin-related transcription factor A-like isoform X4 gives MAIHSVLQLKLQQRRTREELVSQGIMPPLKSPAAFHEQRRSLERARTEDYLKRKIRSRPERSELVRMHILEETSAEPSLQAKQLQLKRARLADDLNDKISHRPGPMELIHKNILPVHCTLKQTLLADTDCLKGTGESSSLDEDSSDALSPEQSASQDSPLGLMALNSPPDTLAHGGSDPSPTQFLCQALPLQPHITPEPSPPQKLTNGTATPAATRHTSALVKQSQSKCGTERPSQRSKKLKDSKPKVKMLKYHQYIPPDQKVDREPQPQLDSAYAKILHQQQLFLQLQILSQQQQQHYNYHTILPAPPKPLSDQQPASTAAPTQTRNGPASAPTSSNQNGPNRQSQLPGVGAKAGVLPANLDDLKVAELKHELKLRGLPVSGTKNDLIERLRNHQEQGATKNNTHQQLSQLSSLYQSGDTGVIATPFPLAAAKGAPASTMHFGSTSSSPPMSPTPSERSLAAMSPDEASCNGDVFGEAVSTPLTQLSLHTSPQHPTSVKEENQGSAPGPCRFSRHVPAQEPSPLDKDQMLQEKDKQIKELTRMLRQKQRLVESLRSQLEQGKRGSEAAAAVKEEPPETAPQEGRDRLEADVGQMINVKMEETVMNPQQKRLSPTQQLDQQEMQQTAAPRTLQVSPVLVNQQSSSPAPTPSFSLDLLKMNPPPTLLTDGNGNHYLIAVTSRTTPQSKVNGRIMFQRLQSMPCKTSSQSPPPVGTDIQPEESEKQPGIQPLRKGQKTGLQLPTNSHTVSLSLSAPPKLQPFFVNKSPSPSPKAAPSSPSSKARGNVCSGVNQNTLSSTFSAAKQLPHSPSAAQEKESGLSSQQMDDLFDILIQSGELSAGFRADPNSCLSELHPHTAPPSPSLSPLCFSPTALREPAASEPPTGVPQCPDRAGYGPCAGSGRLEDFLESTTGKPLLAAEPDGPLTLIDDLHSQMLSTSSILDHPPSPMDTCELSFGAHPPGLDFADPTLDTMDWLDIPVDGVGGGTGPTLAPLSSHTPPSVFSADFLDSSDLQLHWDSCL, from the exons ATGGCCATTCATTCAG TCCTCCAGCTCAAGCTCCAGCAAAGGCGAACCCGGGAGGAACTGGTCAGCCAAGGGATCATGCCAC cattgaagAGTCCAGCTGCTTTTCACGAGCAGCGAAGAAGTCTGGAGCGAGCGCGG ACTGAGGACTACCTGAAGAGGAAGATCCGAAGTCGTCCTGAGAGGTCGGAGCTGGTCAGGATGCACATACTAGAGG AGACGTCAGCCGAGCCCTCCCTCCAGGCCaagcagctgcagctgaagcGGGCACGCCTCGCCGATGACCTCAACGATAAGATTTCCCACCGGCCCGGCCCCATGGAGCTCATCCACAAGAACATCCTGCCTGTCCACTGCACCCTCAAGCAAACGCTCCTAG CGGATACAGATTGCCTGAAGGGGACGGGGGAGAGCTCTTCGCTGGACGAGGACAGCAGTGATGCCTTGTCTCCAGAACAGTCCGCCAGCCAGGATTCACCCTTGGGCCTTATGGCTCTGAACTCTCCTCCTGACACTCTGGCTCACGGTGGCAGCGACCCTTCCCCCACACAG TTTCTGTGTCAGGCCCTGCCTCTGCAGCCTCACATCACCCCTGAGCCCTCCCCACCACAGAAGCTGACCAATGGCACTGCAACTCCAGCAGCCACCCGCCACACCTCAGCCCTGGTCAAG CAGTCTCAGTCCAAATGTGGTACCGAGCGGCCCTCCCAGCGCTCCAAGAAGCTCAAGGACAGCAAGCCCAAGGTAAAGATGCTGAAGTACCACCAGTACATCCCCCCCGACCAGAAGGTGGACCGCGAGCCACAACCCCAGCTGGACTCGGCCTACGCCAAGATTCTGCATCAGCAGCAGCTTTTCCTGCAGCTCCAGATTCTCagtcaacagcagcagcagcattacaACTACCACACAATCCTCCCTGCACCACCCAA ACCCCTGTCAGATCAGCAGCCCGCCTCCACTGCTGCCCCTACTCAGACTCGCAATGGACCCGCTTCTGCCCCAACATCATCCAATCAGAACGGGCCAAACCGCCAAAGCCAGCTACCTGGGGTTGGGGCCAAGGCTGGAGTTTTACCTGCTAATCTGGATGACCTTAAG GTTGCAGAGCTGAAACACGAGCTCAAGTTGCGGGGTTTGCCGGTGTCTGGCACAAAGAACGATCTCATTGAGAGGCTGAGAAACCATCAGGAGCAAGGAGCCACAAAGAACAACACACACCAGCAACTCAGCCAGTTGTCAAGCCTCTACCAATCAGGAGACACAGGCGTGATCGCCACACCCTTCCCATTGGCTGCCGCCAAAGGGGCTCCGGCCTCCACAATGCACTTTGGCAGCACAAGCTCCTCCCCACCTATGTCTCCAACTCCCTCCGAGCGCTCATTGGCTGCCATGAGTCCAGATGAGGCCAGCTGCAATGGAGATGTGTTTGGCGAGGCG GTGAGCACTCCTCTCACTCAGCTGAGCCTGCACACTTCACCCCAGCACCCCACCTCGGTCAAGGAAGAAAACCAGGGGTCTGCGCCGGGGCCCTGTCGCTTCTCCCGTCATGTCCCTGCGCAGGAACCCAGCCCCCTGGACAAGGACCAGATGCTGCAGGAGAAGGACAAACAGATCAAGGAGCTGACACGCATGCTACGGCAAAAGCAGCGGCTGGTGGAGAGCCTGCGCTCACAGCTGGAGCAGGGCAAGCGAGGGTCCGAGGCTGCTGCCGCCGTCAAAGAGGAGCCCCCAGAGACTGCTCCCCAGGAGGGCAGAGACAGACTCGAAGCAGACGTAGGCCAGATGATTAATGTGAAGATGGAAGAGACTGTAATGAATCCACAGCAGAAGCGCCTGTCCCCAACCCAGCAGCTGGACCAACAGGAGATGCAGCAGACGGCAGCGCCTCGAACGCTGCAG GTGTCCCCAGTGTTGGTAAATCAGCAATCCAGCAGCCCAGCACCTaccccctctttctctctggaTCTCCTTAAAATGAACCCTCCTCCCACCTTGCTGACTGATGGCAATGGCAACCATTACCTGATCGCTGTGACCAGTCGCACCACACCTCAGAGCAAAGTGAACGGGCGAATCATGTTCCAG AGGTTACAGTCAATGCCCTGTAAGACCAGCAGCCAATCACCACCTCCTGTGGGCACAGACATCCAACCGGAAGAGTCGGAGAAACAGCCAGGGATCCAGCCACTCAGAAAG GGACAAAAGACCGGCCTGCAGCTGCCAACCAACTCGCACACCGTGAGCTTGTCGTTGTCCGCCCCACCAAAACTGCAGCCTTTCTTTGTCAACAAAAGCCCCTCTCCTTCTCCAAAAGCAGCTCCTTCATCACCTTCCAGCAAGGCAAGG GGCAATGTGTGTTCAGGTGTCAATCAGAACACTCTCAGTTCCACCTTCTCAGCTGCCAAACAGCTGCCGCACTCCCCCTCTGCTGCCCAGGAGAAG GAGAGTGGCTTGAGCAGTCAGCAGATGGACGACCTGTTTGACATCCTCATCCAGAGTGGAG AACTCTCAGCTGGCTTCAGAGCGGACCCAAACAGTTGCCTGTCCGAGCTTCACCCACACACCGCTCCCCCTTCTCCTTCCTTGTCCCCCCTGTGCTTCTCGCCCACTGCTCTTCGTGAACCCGCAGCCTCTGAGCCACCCACCGGAGTCCCGCAGTGTCCCGACAGAGCAGGTTATGGGCCATGCGCAGGAAGTGGCCGCCTGGAGGACTTCCTGGAGAGCACCACGGGCAAACCACTGCTCGCGGCTGAACCGGACGGCCCGCTCACTCTAATCGACGACCTGCACAGCCAGATGCTCAGCACGTCCAGCATCCTGGACCACCCGCCATCCCCCATGGATACCTGTGAGCTCAGCTTCGGTGCCCATCCCCCAGGGCTGGACTTTGCAGACCCCACCCTGGACACCATGGACTGGCTGGATATCCCTGTGGACGGAGTGGGCGGCGGGACAGGCCCCACGTTGGCACCCCTCAgctcccacactccccccaGCGTCTTCTCAGCAGACTTCCTGGACAGCTCGGACCTGCAGCTCCACTGGGACTCCTGCTTGTAG